The Methanomethylovorans hollandica DSM 15978 genome includes a region encoding these proteins:
- a CDS encoding 2-amino-3,7-dideoxy-D-threo-hept-6-ulosonate synthase produces the protein MSEIGKSVRMERIFNRNTGKTIIIPLDHGVGAGPIKGIIDLPTTVNKVAEGGANAVLGHMGLPRYGHRGYGRDVGLIIHLSASTSLGPDPNHKVLVTTVEEAIKIGADAVSVHINVGADDEAQMLKDLGFVAKACDEWGIPLIAMMYPRGPKVTSEHDVKFVKHAARIGAELGADIVKTNYTGDIETFKEVVEGCPVPVVIAGGPQMDTERQLLQMIYDSLQAGGSGVAIGRNVFQSEDPVKLVSHISKIVHEGMTVEEVLGE, from the coding sequence ATGAGCGAGATTGGTAAATCCGTAAGGATGGAAAGGATCTTCAACCGTAACACCGGGAAGACTATAATCATACCCTTGGACCATGGTGTGGGTGCAGGACCGATCAAAGGCATTATAGACCTCCCTACCACTGTGAACAAAGTTGCGGAAGGTGGAGCTAATGCAGTACTTGGGCATATGGGACTACCCAGATATGGACACAGAGGTTACGGAAGAGATGTAGGACTTATAATTCACCTTTCTGCCTCTACATCCCTTGGACCTGACCCGAACCATAAAGTATTGGTAACCACTGTAGAAGAAGCAATAAAGATTGGTGCAGATGCTGTTTCAGTGCATATAAACGTAGGTGCGGACGATGAAGCCCAGATGCTGAAGGATCTTGGTTTTGTGGCGAAAGCATGCGATGAATGGGGAATACCGCTCATTGCCATGATGTATCCAAGAGGACCAAAAGTCACTTCTGAACATGATGTAAAGTTCGTGAAGCATGCTGCACGTATAGGAGCTGAACTGGGTGCCGATATTGTCAAGACTAATTATACTGGAGATATAGAAACATTCAAAGAAGTGGTGGAAGGATGTCCTGTACCTGTTGTCATAGCTGGAGGGCCTCAAATGGACACAGAGAGACAGTTGCTTCAAATGATATATGATTCCCTGCAGGCAGGAGGCAGTGGAGTTGCCATTGGAAGAAATGTATTCCAGTCAGAAGATCCTGTAAAACTTGTATCCCATATATCCAAAATTGTTCATGAAGGCATGACAGTAGAGGAAGTACTGGGAGAATAA
- a CDS encoding deoxyuridine 5'-triphosphate nucleotidohydrolase, protein MTLLSRKELRERILAKPLLLPLMENMIDMEMQLQPNSVEMTLQRVEVMEGAGAIDFDNSGRKIPLSKPLEFDDDGWIFLPPGTYKVVFNEILNIPNDLAAIARPRSTMLRCGVNIGTAVWDSGYRGRSESMLVVQNPEGFNLRKNARIIQLLFYKLHAEVEEGYKGQYQHENI, encoded by the coding sequence ATGACCCTTCTATCCAGGAAAGAACTAAGAGAGAGAATACTTGCAAAACCACTGCTATTGCCACTAATGGAGAACATGATAGATATGGAGATGCAGCTCCAGCCCAATAGTGTGGAGATGACATTACAACGTGTTGAAGTAATGGAAGGGGCAGGAGCCATTGATTTCGATAATTCCGGCAGGAAAATCCCCTTGAGCAAACCTCTGGAATTCGATGATGATGGCTGGATTTTTCTTCCGCCCGGAACTTACAAAGTGGTATTCAATGAGATCTTGAACATACCCAATGACCTGGCTGCTATAGCAAGACCACGGTCTACAATGCTCAGATGTGGAGTGAATATAGGTACTGCGGTATGGGACTCCGGCTACAGAGGAAGAAGTGAATCCATGCTAGTGGTGCAAAACCCAGAAGGTTTCAACCTGCGCAAGAATGCACGTATCATACAACTGCTGTTCTATAAACTGCATGCAGAAGTGGAAGAAGGATATAAAGGCCAATACCAGCATGAGAACATCTGA
- a CDS encoding FG-GAP repeat domain-containing protein gives MKIKVVLITTLMVLLFTNLACASFIAIYDNSQVGTWVVETVGSSAGAEVIGFGWSGAEPIVGDWDGDGSKEVGVYNRAGNNFLIRYPDSSYEVIGLGWSGVTPVVGDFDGDGNEDVGVYDNKGTWAFDITTCVRIVGFGWSGVEPVVGDWNGDGADEVGIYNRPGNNFLVPQGNNFRVIGLGWPGVIPIVGNWDSNPNDEVGVYDPQTSAFALEGQNPFVFGKPGSQPIIGDVDSDGITEIGVCNPDGTIVYNSAEQYSIEVQKWRGSTLIGA, from the coding sequence TTGAAAATTAAAGTTGTTTTAATAACAACGCTGATGGTGTTATTATTTACAAATCTTGCATGTGCAAGTTTTATTGCAATATACGATAACTCACAAGTCGGAACTTGGGTAGTTGAAACAGTTGGTTCGTCAGCCGGAGCTGAAGTTATCGGTTTCGGCTGGTCAGGTGCTGAACCAATTGTTGGTGACTGGGATGGCGATGGATCTAAAGAAGTAGGGGTTTATAACCGTGCAGGTAATAATTTTTTAATTCGTTATCCAGATAGTTCATACGAGGTCATTGGTCTTGGCTGGTCAGGTGTAACGCCTGTTGTTGGAGATTTTGACGGTGACGGGAATGAAGACGTTGGAGTTTATGACAATAAAGGAACATGGGCATTCGATATAACCACATGTGTTCGTATTGTGGGTTTTGGTTGGTCAGGTGTTGAGCCTGTGGTAGGTGACTGGAATGGTGATGGCGCTGATGAAGTAGGTATCTATAACCGCCCGGGTAATAATTTCCTTGTACCTCAGGGTAACAATTTCCGGGTCATAGGTCTTGGCTGGCCAGGTGTCATACCGATCGTAGGTAACTGGGATTCTAACCCCAACGATGAGGTTGGTGTCTATGATCCACAAACCAGTGCATTTGCATTGGAAGGGCAAAATCCATTTGTATTTGGCAAACCCGGTTCTCAGCCGATCATAGGTGATGTAGATTCTGATGGCATTACAGAAATTGGTGTATGTAATCCAGATGGTACCATTGTCTATAATAGTGCTGAACAATATAGTATTGAAGTACAGAAGTGGAGAGGTTCGACATTAATAGGAGCTTAA
- a CDS encoding YqaA family protein — MTGVLDLAVYGYAGLFVASFLASTVLPFGSEALLLLLINKGFDPVLAVMVASVGNYCGACTTYYIGLVGRKDLIEKYLSIPQQRLKNAEKWFTKYGVYSLLFTWVPLIGDAITAMGGIMKFDFKTFSVFVFFGKLLRYIAVAYMALGLS, encoded by the coding sequence ATGACCGGAGTTCTAGATCTTGCTGTTTACGGATATGCAGGCCTTTTCGTGGCAAGTTTTCTGGCTTCCACAGTATTGCCATTCGGCTCCGAAGCGCTGCTTTTGTTACTTATAAATAAAGGATTTGATCCCGTATTGGCGGTCATGGTCGCATCCGTGGGTAACTATTGCGGTGCATGCACCACATATTACATCGGCCTGGTTGGGCGCAAAGACCTTATTGAAAAATACCTGTCGATCCCGCAGCAGCGTCTGAAAAATGCCGAGAAATGGTTCACTAAGTATGGTGTGTATTCCCTGCTCTTCACCTGGGTGCCGTTAATAGGCGATGCCATCACAGCTATGGGTGGCATTATGAAGTTTGATTTTAAGACCTTCTCTGTTTTTGTGTTCTTTGGAAAGCTTCTAAGATATATTGCAGTTGCCTACATGGCTCTTGGACTGTCCTGA
- a CDS encoding endonuclease III domain-containing protein, with amino-acid sequence MLASEIISRLRNIYTPGFFDRIDDPFYVLISTVLSQRTRDDVTIPTTEKLFRVYGSPAAMAAADPEDLEKLIKDVGFYRVKSGRIIEISRILLQEYEGKVPDNINDLLKLPGVGRKTANCVLTYAFRKDAIAVDTHVHRISNRLCLVTTNAPEETEVELERVVPRELWQYVNELLVRFGQDVCRPISPKCDICVLEDLCPSRMMRVIK; translated from the coding sequence ATGCTTGCTTCTGAAATTATATCGCGTTTGAGGAACATATATACTCCGGGTTTTTTCGATCGGATCGATGATCCTTTCTATGTGCTGATCTCCACAGTGCTGTCACAGCGCACTAGGGATGATGTTACCATTCCCACCACAGAGAAACTGTTCAGGGTTTATGGTTCCCCGGCGGCTATGGCAGCAGCTGATCCTGAGGACCTCGAAAAACTGATAAAAGATGTGGGGTTCTATAGGGTCAAGTCCGGGCGTATCATAGAGATATCGAGGATACTGCTTCAGGAATATGAGGGTAAAGTGCCGGATAATATCAATGATCTTCTTAAACTGCCGGGAGTGGGTAGAAAAACCGCTAACTGCGTGCTCACGTACGCCTTTCGAAAGGATGCTATTGCAGTGGATACTCATGTGCACAGGATCTCCAATCGGCTTTGTTTGGTTACAACAAACGCTCCTGAGGAAACAGAGGTTGAACTTGAACGCGTGGTTCCCAGAGAACTGTGGCAGTACGTCAATGAACTGCTGGTGAGGTTCGGCCAGGATGTATGCCGGCCGATTTCTCCGAAATGTGATATTTGTGTGCTGGAAGACCTGTGTCCGTCCAGAATGATGCGGGTTATAAAATGA